From Chryseobacterium gallinarum, one genomic window encodes:
- a CDS encoding DUF1223 domain-containing protein — protein sequence MKSIKEILYVLSLPLIITLIMAFKGFADDQKLENIKAKNSGKSFAVVELFTSEGCWSCPAADELIAKLEKNNENKKLFILAYHVDYWDHQGWKDRFSKDRFTERQKQYATWMNLGTLYTPQMIINGKTETVGSESTKVLRSIQSAMLETHAENLIVKIEKSEGKSIQISYTSKSASKNSTILMALVQKKASSQVSAGENAGKALSHVQIVRDLQSRTLQANGSFSFKLPDTKEDWEIIAFEQNQNSGEIIDATSVSL from the coding sequence ATGAAATCGATAAAAGAAATATTATACGTCTTAAGTCTTCCTTTGATCATCACATTGATTATGGCTTTCAAAGGATTTGCAGATGACCAGAAATTAGAAAACATCAAAGCAAAAAATTCGGGTAAAAGCTTCGCCGTCGTCGAACTGTTTACTTCCGAAGGTTGCTGGAGCTGCCCTGCTGCAGACGAACTGATCGCTAAGCTCGAAAAGAATAACGAAAACAAGAAACTTTTTATTCTGGCATACCATGTAGATTATTGGGATCATCAGGGATGGAAAGACCGTTTTAGCAAAGACAGGTTCACAGAAAGACAGAAACAATATGCAACGTGGATGAACCTAGGGACCTTATACACGCCCCAGATGATAATCAATGGCAAGACAGAAACAGTTGGCTCCGAATCCACCAAAGTATTACGCAGCATTCAATCGGCAATGCTGGAGACCCATGCGGAAAACCTGATTGTAAAAATAGAAAAATCCGAAGGTAAATCTATTCAGATCAGCTACACCTCGAAATCAGCATCGAAAAACTCAACAATTCTCATGGCACTTGTTCAAAAGAAAGCCTCCTCGCAGGTGTCAGCAGGTGAAAACGCGGGAAAAGCGCTATCACATGTACAAATTGTACGGGACTTGCAAAGCCGAACACTTCAAGCCAATGGCAGCTTCTCATTCAAACTTCCGGATACCAAAGAAGATTGGGAAATTATCGCTTTTGAACAGAACCAAAATTCTGGAGAAATCATTGATGCGACCAGCGTAAGCTTATAA